The segment CAGCAGCCGTTCCTCCGGAGTGAGCTCCGTCTCGCCCTTGGGGGTCGTCTTTCCAACGAGGATGTCTCCGGGCTGCACATCGGCCCCGACTCGCACGATCCCACGCTCGTCGATGTCCACGAGCGCCTCGTCCGACAGGTTGGGGATGTCGCGGGTGATTTCCTCCGGACCCAGCTTGGTGTCCCGGGCGTCAACCTCGTGTTCTTCGATGTGGATACTCGAGAGCACGTCGTCGCGCACGAGCCTCTCCGAGAGGATGATCGCGTCCTCGTAGTTGTGACCCTCCCATGGCATGAACGCGACCAGAAGGTTCTTGCCGAGAGCCAACTCACCGTTGTCGGTCGATGGACCGTCGGCGATCACCTGCCCGACTTCGACTCGCTGACCAACTTCCACGGTGGGGCGTTGGTTGTAGCAGGTGCCCTGGTTCGAGCGGCGGAACTTGTGCAACCGGTAGTCCCGCACGATGCCGTCAGCCTCGGAAATCGTGATGAGATCCGCTGACATTTCGATAACGTCACCCTCGGCCACGGCCCGCACAACGTCCCCGGCGTCAACGGCAGCGCGATACTCCATGCCGGTTCCCACCAGCGGAGCTTCGGAGCGCAGCAGCGGGACGGCCTGACGCTGCATGTTCGATCCCATCAGGGCGCGGTTCGCGTCGTCGTGCTCCAGGAACGGAATCAACGCGGTGGCTACCGAGACCATCTGCCGCGGCGACACGTCGATGAAGTCAACCTCGTTGCCCGGGACGTAATCGACCTCACCGGCCTTGCGACGGACGAGCACCCTGTCCTCGGCGAACGTGCCATCGGCGTTCAGAGAGGAGTTCGCCTGCGCGATCACGTGGCGGTCCTCTTCGTCGGCGCTGAGGTAGTCGATCAGTTCGGTCACGACCCCATCGACCACGCGCCTGTAGGGCGTCTCGACGAACCCGAACGGGTTGACCCTGGCGTACGTGGCCAGCGACCCGATCAGGCCGATGTTCGGGCCCTCAGGAGTCTCGATCGGGCACATACGGCCGTAATGGGACGGGTGGACGTCGCGGACCTCGAAGCCGGCGCGCTCACGCGACAGGCCCCCTGGCCCCAGGGCCGACAAGCGGCGCTTGTGGGTGAGCCCCGCCAGCGGGTTCGTCTGGTCCATGAACTGGCTGAGCTGGCTGGTGCCGAAGAACTCCTTGATCGCACCCGCCAGCGGGGTGATCTTGATCAGTGACTGGGGCGTGATGGCCTCGACGTCCGAGGTGCCCATCTTCTCGCCGACCAGCCGCGCCATACGGGTCAGACCCGTCCGGATCTGATTCTGGATCAGCTCCCCAACAGTGCGCAGACGCCGGTTTCCGAAGTGGTCAATGTCGTCGGTCTCGACCAGGATCTCGCCCTTCGGAGACTCAAGGGTTTCCATCCCGGCGTGCAGTGCGCACAGGTAGCGGATGGCCGCGACTATGTCCTCGTCGGTGATCACAGTTTGGCTCAGCGGCAAATCAAGCCCGAGCTTCTTGTTGATCTTGTAGCGACCGACTTTCGCCAAGTCGTAGCGCTTGCGGTTGAAGTAGTAGTTCTCCAACAGAGTGCGACCCGCCTCGACAGTGGGAGGCTCACCCGGGCGCATCTTGCGGTAGATGTCCAGCAGGGCCTCTTCCTGCGTGGTGACGTGATCCTTCTCCAGGGTCCGCAGCATCGACTCGAAGTCTGAGAACTCTTCGGCGATCCGTTCCGCTGTCCAACCGCGCGCCTTCAGCAGAATGGTCGCAGGCTGCTTGCGCTTGCGGTCCAGCCGCACGCTGACGAGATCCTTCTTGTCGATCTCGAACTCGAGCCAGGCTCCCCGGCCCGGGATGACTCGGGCGATGAAGATGTCTTTGTCGGTCGTCTTGTCGACTGACGACTCGAAGTAGACGCCAGGTGACCTGACGAGCTGGGACACAACAACGCGTTCGGTGCCGTTGATGATGAACGTCCCCCTATCGGTCATCAACGGGTAGTCGCCCATGAACACGGTCTGGGACTTGATCTCCCCCGTGTCGTTGTTCATGAACTCCGCGGTCACGAACAACGGGGCCGCATACGTCAGGTCCTTCTCCCGGCACTCATCCACCGAAGCCTTGGCAGGCTCGAAGTGGTAGTCGCGGAAGCTCAGGGACATCGTGCCCTGGGTGTCCTCAATGGAGCCGATCTCGGCGAACACCTCGTCCATCCCGGAGATCTGCGGGACGTCATCGCGCCCCTCGGCCTTAGCTGCCGCGGCTCGAGCCCGCCAGGCCTCGCTGCCGATCAGCCAATCGAACGCGTCCGTTTGCAAGCTCAGAAGATCCGGGACCTCCCGGGACTTCGTGATCCGAGCGAAGGAAACCCTGCTCGAACCGGGGACATGGGCACTGCCTTCAGTGGGAAGCGTGACAGTCAAGAAGCGTCCTTCCAGGAGACGCGCGCATTCACGATTTTCCGCCAAATCCCACCCGCACCATTCACCGGCCCTCCGAGTCTTGCGCGGCTCAGGACAGGGACAGCCGGGGGTTCATCTAATGGGATTGCGCAGCTTCGAAGAATACACGACCACGCCCTTGCGGAGCAAACAGCCCCGGTTCGGGCCTGGCCGTGGCAAGCGGGAGTGGCCGCGACCATCTGGGTGTCGCGGTCAGGCGTCACTTGATGGCGACTGTGGCGCCGGCTCCTTCGAGTGCCGCCTTGGCCTTCTCGGCCGCGTCCTTGGAGGCCTTCTCAATGATGGCCTTGGGGGCGCTTTCGACCAGATCCTTCGCCTCTTTCAGACCAAGGTCGGTCAGAGCCCGGACCTCTTTGATGACCTGGATCTTCTTCTCGCCCACAGACTCCAGAACTACGTCGAACTCGTCCTGCTCCTCGACGGCTTCGGCTTCGCCCCCTGCGGGAGCTCCGGCGGCCGCGACGGCGACAGGAGCGGCGGCAGTGACCTCGAAGGTGTCCTCAAACTTCTTCACGAACTCGCTCAACTCGATCAAGGTCATTTCCTTGAACGTCTCGAGCAGTTCGTCTGTGCTGAGCTTCGCCATGATCGGCAGTTTCCTTTCGTTGCGCTCCGGCTTGGGGCCGGACTCCTTGACGGGCCGCCGGGCGGCGGCCAGGGGTCAGGGCCGTCAGCCCTCTGTCTCTGGTGGTGCTTCTTCTGTCTCCGGTGGTGCTTCTTCGGCTGCGGCCTCGGGGGCGGCTGGGGCCTCTGGGGCCTCTGCAGCTGCGGGGGCCTCGGGGGCGGCTGGCTCGGCCTCCGGGGCGGCAGCGGCCTCGGCCTCCTTCTTCACGCGCAGCGCGTCGAACGTACGAGCCGCCTGGGAAAGCGGCGCCGCGAACAAGGATGCGGCGTTCGCCATGGAGGCCTTCATCGCTCCGGCCAGCTTGGCCAAGAGGACGTCGCGCGACTCAAGCTCGGCCAGCGCGCTGACCTCCTGCGCGGTCAAGGCGCGACCTTCGAAGTGCCCGCCCTTCAGCACTAGAGCCGGATGCTCCTTGGCGAACTTCTTCAGACCCTTGGCAGCCTCGACAACGTCACCGGTGACAAACGCCACGGCGGACGGCCCAACTAGCAAGTTGGACAGTTCAGGGACGCCAGCTTGATCAACGGCGAGCTTGGTCAGCGTGTTCTTGACGATGGCGTACTTGGCCGACCCCGACAGGCAGCGGCGCAGTTCCTGTAGCTGAGAAACGGTCAATCCGCGGTAGTCGGTTAGCACCACACCGGTCGCAGAACGGAACTGCTCCGCTAGCTCGGCAACTGCCTGAGTCTTGTCAGCCCTCGACATGAGCTCCCCTCCTGATCGGACCGCCGACCGAAGGGAGCGCGGGCAAGCCAGTCACTCGAACGAGTGCTGAACAACCTGCGCGGGTCGCCCCCAGTGGGGCCTTCGGTCTAAGACGGCCAGCGGTCTTCGGCTGGGTCAGGTTACGTGTGAATGGTCGCGGACGTCAAACGCGCGCGTTGACTCATCAC is part of the Candidatus Nanopelagicales bacterium genome and harbors:
- the rpoB gene encoding DNA-directed RNA polymerase subunit beta — translated: MTVTLPTEGSAHVPGSSRVSFARITKSREVPDLLSLQTDAFDWLIGSEAWRARAAAAKAEGRDDVPQISGMDEVFAEIGSIEDTQGTMSLSFRDYHFEPAKASVDECREKDLTYAAPLFVTAEFMNNDTGEIKSQTVFMGDYPLMTDRGTFIINGTERVVVSQLVRSPGVYFESSVDKTTDKDIFIARVIPGRGAWLEFEIDKKDLVSVRLDRKRKQPATILLKARGWTAERIAEEFSDFESMLRTLEKDHVTTQEEALLDIYRKMRPGEPPTVEAGRTLLENYYFNRKRYDLAKVGRYKINKKLGLDLPLSQTVITDEDIVAAIRYLCALHAGMETLESPKGEILVETDDIDHFGNRRLRTVGELIQNQIRTGLTRMARLVGEKMGTSDVEAITPQSLIKITPLAGAIKEFFGTSQLSQFMDQTNPLAGLTHKRRLSALGPGGLSRERAGFEVRDVHPSHYGRMCPIETPEGPNIGLIGSLATYARVNPFGFVETPYRRVVDGVVTELIDYLSADEEDRHVIAQANSSLNADGTFAEDRVLVRRKAGEVDYVPGNEVDFIDVSPRQMVSVATALIPFLEHDDANRALMGSNMQRQAVPLLRSEAPLVGTGMEYRAAVDAGDVVRAVAEGDVIEMSADLITISEADGIVRDYRLHKFRRSNQGTCYNQRPTVEVGQRVEVGQVIADGPSTDNGELALGKNLLVAFMPWEGHNYEDAIILSERLVRDDVLSSIHIEEHEVDARDTKLGPEEITRDIPNLSDEALVDIDERGIVRVGADVQPGDILVGKTTPKGETELTPEERLLRAIFGEKAKEVRDTSLRVPHGESGKIIATRIFDRELGDDLPPGVNQMVRVYVAQKRKITEGDKLAGRHGNKGVIAKILPIEDMPFMEDGTPVDIVLNPLGVPGRMNLGQVLETHLGWVAASGWDVPADDPRVQALPDGARTAPPGTSVATPVFDGAREEVLDALMQNTRPNDDGARLVGNDGKANLFDGRSGEPYPAPVSVGYIYILKLLHLVDDKIHARSTGPYSMITQQPLGGKAQFGGQRFGEMEVWALEAYGAAYALQELLTIKSDDTHGRVKVYEAIVKGENIPEPGIPESFRVLVKEMQSLCLNVEVLSSDGTAIEMKESDDDLFRTAEELGIDLSRREPSSVEEV
- the rplL gene encoding 50S ribosomal protein L7/L12, whose amino-acid sequence is MAKLSTDELLETFKEMTLIELSEFVKKFEDTFEVTAAAPVAVAAAGAPAGGEAEAVEEQDEFDVVLESVGEKKIQVIKEVRALTDLGLKEAKDLVESAPKAIIEKASKDAAEKAKAALEGAGATVAIK